A single Lactuca sativa cultivar Salinas chromosome 8, Lsat_Salinas_v11, whole genome shotgun sequence DNA region contains:
- the LOC111881723 gene encoding transcription factor IBH1-like 1 codes for MQSSSSLKKEFMNKWIEGFHMCVSSKKHMNIMEKTKKIKLSADIAMASAKRTETLWSNALLSDARKNEKDMILVDKMLGPESQLKLLKNTDRMITSYHKRVRCKKILKTSRESAGKRMKKAMMGIPRSNLAIIIAKRLVKKKTKMLKRLVPGGQSMDEFSLIKEALDYILSLKVQVDVMRSVVNATEVLRHDKLLKSVE; via the coding sequence ATGCAATCTTCAAGCTCGCTAAAGAAAGAATTTATGAACAAATGGATAGAGGGTTTTCATATGTGTGTTTCTTCAAAGAAGCATATGAACATCATGGAGAAAACGAAGAAAATAAAGCTTTCTGCAGATATTGCCATGGCTTCTGCAAAAAGGACAGAAACCTTATGGAGTAATGCACTACTTTCCGACGCTAGGAAAAACgaaaaagacatgatacttgtGGACAAGATGTTAGGTCCTGAATCGCAGTTGAAGCTACTGAAGAACACAGATAGAATGATCACGAGTTACCATAAGAGGGTTCGATGCAAGAAAATCTTGAAAACAAGTCGTGAAAGTGCTGGTAAAAGAATGAAAAAAGCTATGATGGGAATTCCTCGATCGAATTTAGCTATTATTATTGCAAAAAGATTGGTGAAGAAAAAGACTAAAATGCTTAAAAGACTTGTGCCAGGTGGACAGTCCATGGATGAATTCTCCCTCATCAAAGAAGCATTAGACTACATTCTTTCTCTTAAGGTACAGGTTGATGTGATGAGGAGTGTTGTTAATGCAACTGAGGTTTTACGCCATGATAAATTGCTGAAATCAGTTGAATAA